TCGGCGAGATCCGCGGCAACAGCATCTACCGCGGCGGCTCCAGCGTCGGCGAAGTGCGCAGCGGCACCGTCTACAACCGCAGCGGCCAGAGCATCGGCGAGATCAAGAACGGCACGATCTACAACGCCTCACATTCCAGCATCGGCAGCTATAGCAATGTCGACCCGACCCGGGTGGCAGCGCTCGTCTTCTTTAAGCTGCTCAACTAATCGTTTACGCACACCGTAACCCCAGAGAGCAGGCGGACGCGGGGAGGGCAGCAACCCGTTCCTCCCCCCCGCCCTCTCTCTACAACACCACACAAACTCATGAACTCGAAACGCAACCTCTTAGGAATCCTCTTGGCCCTCGCTGTAGGGCTCTTCTGCCTCGCTCCCGCCGCTCAGGCGCAAGAGAGCGAATCCGACCTGACGGCTATCCGCGAAATGTGGGAAGGCCAACCCCTCACCGTCAAGATCTCAGGCAACCGTGCGGCTGGCCTGGCCGACTTTGCCCGCACCTTCGCCCGCGCCTATCCCTCAGACCTCACCGACGCCATCGTGGCCCGACTGAACGACCCGAACAACACGCGCAAGGACCCGAACACCTTCGTCTTCGACCCTCCGCACGGCTACCTCAAGTATCGCTACGCGATGGACGGCGGCGCATGGCTCGAGCTCTGCTACTGGACCCTCCCGAAGGGCCATCGGATGGTGGCCGTGAGCATGGTCGACCTCTACAACAGTGACAAGGAAGGTCTGCTGGCCTTCTACGACTACGACCCCACGACGCACCGGATG
The sequence above is drawn from the Tannerella serpentiformis genome and encodes:
- a CDS encoding DUF2059 domain-containing protein, producing the protein MNSKRNLLGILLALAVGLFCLAPAAQAQESESDLTAIREMWEGQPLTVKISGNRAAGLADFARTFARAYPSDLTDAIVARLNDPNNTRKDPNTFVFDPPHGYLKYRYAMDGGAWLELCYWTLPKGHRMVAVSMVDLYNSDKEGLLAFYDYDPTTHRMSPITPMPVRRGLERGIDGRIVELPRVGYDIRLYEPSDRRAKPEVLKWVKGTQFFESDR
- a CDS encoding 5-fold beta-flower protein produces the protein MKTKAFTLILALAMLGLMAVINPAAAQDIRLSGSVAYVVKSDGNVYNGSNSQIGQFRGNTLHNRGGASVGEIRGNSIYRGGSSVGEVRSGTVYNRSGQSIGEIKNGTIYNASHSSIGSYSNVDPTRVAALVFFKLLN